The genomic interval ccctcccccgcctgcCCGCACTTCCTTCACTCCCCAGTTTAAATTCCTCTGATACGAAGGCTGGCAACACAATGTGGCACAATTATCCCAAAGTAAAACTGTGGTGATGGTAATGAAATTGctcatgtatgcatatatattctTACAGGCCTATCTGCTATATTAATTATAAGCCCTATTGTTCTGTTAAATTATGTTCTCACTCCAGCACCAACTGGTAACAGTGTAGCCTGGGCTGTACAGGGCAGCCGAACCCTCTCTATATACAGGAGAAACACGCCACTATATGTATGCACACCGCTctcaaaaatggaaaagatGTAAGCAAAGTTTTTCCAATCATTTCAGAAGAGCtctaaattattttctttttcagaataaaaatgtttgGATAATTTGCTCTGAATAATGCACAATCAATATGTTTGGGGAACATTGCCCAATGAGTACTTTAATAAAGATATGTGTCTTAATAAAGATATGCAAACCATGTATTAAAATTCCCATACAAAAATCTGGAAAACCAGCTGTCGCTCGCTTACAGTCACTGGTAGTGAAAGGAGCTggtgcaattattaataatcaTTAATAATCCCTAAATATATCTTCAGGCAAGAATACCAGGCAGGTATTCCCAAAAGTGGGTTCAGGTGTAAGCCTCAACTCCGACACCACAGTGAAATTAGCtctatattttgtttttcagctgtAAAATCTTTCAATAAAAGCAATTCCAGAATTCTTTGTACTACAtatattgatttattattagtagtaggcCTAGTAGTAGGTCTTGAGCATCAAAGCATTAGGTTTTGTTCTTcatctgtgatgggttggcaccccaccctgggttgttccctgccttccgcccgtagcctccgggataggctccggacctctgcaaccctgaataggacaagcagttacagaagacTGATGGATGGAGCTATTTTTCATGCAACATCAGAAAACTATAcgtcagggctattcaactcaggccctcgattccaaatccaggccttgttttcagttctcccagctagttagtttaataattactgattctgattggtttcacacctggctcacaggtgaaggaaggctggaaaatcaacagggctcggcccttgaggaccgtgagttgaatagccctgctatACGTCACCACGATATCAAAGGTGGACTACAAAATACCACCATAATTGCTGTTTGTCCGCTCAGGAGGTAGTGAAATGTGATGTATCTTTCTCTCAAACCGGagctgtagaaaaaaaaacagcggcAATGCAGCCATTGGGCAATAATGTGCCAATTATATATGGCTGCAGGCTCCCAATACCGCTACAAAAATATACAGCTGCACCCGCCCATCTCAGGCCCCGCCCATCTCAGGCCCCTTCAGGCTCACTCACGCACGGAACAATTCGCCATTCTTGGGACCACCACgcgcaaaaaataataaaataaaagaataaaatgatcATGTTGCTTCAATACTATTTCAGTCCTGAGGTAAATGTATTTCATGATTCCAGAATGAATAACGCGACACCATGTTCACAAAACCAAGTGTCTTCTACAGCTATATATAGCACTCACAGAGTGCTTGGGATGCTTGTTCAATTCTATAAAAATGTTTcagatttattggtttcataacaaaagtccatttacaagcaatgtttaacataaaTGCACATATATTCCGCaggtattttctttttattgtcataattTTTTGACTCATTCAATTCTGTTTtttccattttgctattaattgcagttgtagtcattggctcccaaagggatactaaagaCAAATGTTAAATGCAAAGGTGTTACCAATAAGACTGCTTGTGAGTAAACcttttaactcagaacagccCCTTTAGAATTTTAATTTGGATTTCAACTTATTACttacttgaaatgaatgttttacttaaagcTATTTTTATCTGCAATAATTAAGATATTTTGCAGGAATACCAACTCTAACGCGTCTGATACGCTTTCAGTCACCTAAAATTGGCTACATTTAAAGCGTTGGGGGAGTTTGCAAACCGTACAgaatatttacaaggtaataacacttacacacataaacatgtgtgtgcagacttgtctcaaactgaaaatctcacgccagtcagctgaccaaagttagcGACCCtgatttttgtaaacaaatacactaatgatttttattataaaaccaataaatttgcaatattttcttTATTAAGCAAGCTTCCGAAGAGTTTCAATGTATAaacaattttatattttttttaatataaaaacagaagTTTACATCCCGGTAGTCAATGATTTGGCCACAAATCTGGTACTGTCCACTGCACAGCATTTTACAATACCTGCATTCATATTTTCTGacggaaaacaaacaaaacactgaCTACATAATCTTCAACACCTACTGTCTCTATTCTTTCTTCCATTTTTAATCCATCGGTTACTTGTAGTATGATTCATTTTTACTGCAATTAAGTTTTTGTGAATTGATTATATTTCGGGTGAGTGGTCCACATAAAAAGCATGAAGCATTCGTTAGTACTCCTTATCGATTAACAAACTGCACAGTATCTTGTCGGccaaaaaaatgcaacaagtaTTTTATTCGCTATGCAAAGCGCTTGTCTGCAGCACGATAAACTGCAGGGCTGGAGCGAAGCGCTGACGTCTCGCTATTCCACAACTTTCGACGTGTCAATCTCCCGCGCTTTCTGTCGCTATATTTTGACATGACGTCATCTCCTTTTCCAAATACCCGCCCACACCATTTTACGCGCGCAGCAGGCGCACAATGCGATTTAGCCGTCGTTCGTGACATCCAATCGAAATAGGCCGTCCTGAAGTTCTAAGTTGCCCAATGGCAAATGAACGTTTTAAGCACGGTGGCTGCTGGCCAATCATACAGTTGCGTCTTGGTTGCGGATCCAATGTATATATAGCTGGTTTAGGGAGTCTACCAATCAGAGCGAAGGGGTCCTCTTGCGTGTAGTGTGAAAGGTCGCTACGGCCACCGGCTTTTACCTTCCCCTCATCCGCCAGCCGCCGTTCCCTCTTTCGGATCTCGCAGCAATGGCGGAGCAACAGCAGTTCCATCTCTTACTGGGCAACCTGATGAGCCCCGACAACGGCATCAGGAAGCAGTCGGAGGTACGTGGCTGTCGGCGGGACGCCTTGGGGCCGCCGCTGGGCGCGCGAAAGCGGGGAGTGTTATTCGGCGGGCTTCTGCCGCTAGCAGGACGGCGGCGGCCCGAGTCGGCCCAGCCCACGTGTGAAGCGAAGCCGATGGCGGATCCGGGGCTGCGTGACCGCGCGGGGGGCTCCGCGGGAACGTACTCCGCGACGGAGACCCGCGGTGGCCGCATGGCCGTGGGCTGCTGCAAATGACCGCCcggtacttttattttttaagaactCCTCCGCCCCGAAGCTCACACTGGCTTTTCAGTGCGCTGTCGCTAACATGCTAGCGCCGCCTGGCTACCCCGCTAATCGGCGGATGTGATCGACAGCAGTCGCAAAGTTAAAAAGCGCCGATTAACTTAGCGGGCCGCCGCTTTATTCACACGGCTGGATCGTCCCAGAAAAGCCACTGCGTCTCTGTCCGCGCTCGTGTGACTTAATATATTGTGGAACTTTTAGTAAAAGTTCAATGCCATCACGGCGCTCGGGTGTGAACTCATAAAGCGATGTGAACGTGCACATTTAGCAAGGCTTGCTtgatgatgatttttttttttgcggggTGGTTTGCACAGGAGACCTGTCAGCAGATGCCCGGGGTGACCCTTGCCCCACGGTCAGCACATTCCCTGCTGTAGACAATAACGGGCCGCAGAGATAAAGCCAGGCCAGATCCTCTCATCAGGCTCGGATGAGGGTTCCTCCTCTGTCAGGAActtcacgcccccccccccccaatttgtcTAGTCGGGTAGTCTGCAGGTTTTTTAAAAGAGCTGGGATGCCTTATTTAATAATTCTAATAGTAATGTCCCTGTTACACCTAATGGAAATTCTGTATGCATGCTCTGTTGCTGGTGTGTGGAATGCTGACCTTGAGTGATGGGAAATGGTTGCGTCTTCAAGATGATTTTCGAATGAGATTTATGCCTCACCCTAGAGAATGCTAGATGAACTTGGAGATTCTGGGGGTAGTACACTCTGTATGTTATATGGTCATAtaagaggtgtgtgtgtgtgtgtgtggggggggggtatgaccAGTTTAGATGGAAAGCAAGCTGCTGTTTGGTGTTTATTGACCATGTGACTAGCAGCTGAGAGTATTCCAGGCCTCTCATCCTGCCACAGATCTTAGATTCTTGACATCTTGCGTGTAATGAGTCAGAAGACCAGATATGAGCAGTTTGGAGGGGGTGGAAAGGTTGGCTTTGTAGCAGATGTTCCGAGGATGCAGGTCTTATTCTGTTCTCTTCCATCTCGCTGATgtaaaaggagaagaaaaaaaaaagcctggtACCTTAGCAGGTAAAAGGTCGTTCAGAAGATCCCGCTGTCAGTGTCTCCCCAGTGCAGTCGTAGCCGTAACATGTTGGTTGAAACCCAAGGAGTGACAGGCTTAAACTCTTGCAAAACGTCCCATCATGTTGCCGGAAGCCCTCATTTTCACAGGAATGACTGAGACCAGTGCCGCTTAACTGGCTTTTCTTGTGCAGGAGACGTACGACAACATACCTGGTCAGACAAAGATCACGTTCCTGCTACAGGCCATCCGTGATGCATCTGCCACAGAGGAGGTAAGTGACTCCTGTCCCCTTCTGAGGTTGGAGGGTTTTGAACCCCGTGCTGCATTTTGGCAGATTCTGCGGACACTTGGTTTAGGGACACCTGGCAGTGTTTGGTTATCTGTCACGGCTGTGTGAAGAGCGAGCTGCGCATGGTGAAGCATGCCCTCCATCCAGCAGCCTGTTTAAGCAGGCGTTTCAGCTGTTTCTGTGGCCCTCCCTCACCctactgtccccccccccccccgggaggtGGGCTAAGGCAGTTAGTTACTGTAAGAGGGTGGTGTGAATTTTGTCCAGAGCTACGTACAAATGAGGACAGCTTAAGGTCAGATGGCAGGATCATCAGACATACAGGCAGGTGGGAGCTTAAGGGTCCAGTAGTGACATTATGTTGGCAACCTTGGGTTTTGAACCCATGAACTGCTGCATTGCTGGTTGTCCTTTTGCACTGAAGTTTCCAGTGACACATTCCTCCCACTGGCAGTGAGCATATCCAGCAGAAGATGCCTGGGACTCCTGTGCCTTTCCTCCACTGGAGGTCTCTGCTCCCAGTGGCTGACCTGCTACACTTTCTTGTGCTCAGTGATTCTATACAGTCTCCTGTGTTGCCCCTGTGACTTCAGATATTTTTAGCGTGCTCTGCTCTCATTTTCCTGCCTCTGACTTGAGGCAGCCATCCTGCGGTTACCTGAGTTTGTTGCCTTTTCGTGTGGCTTTAATGGCGAAACGTGTGTcatcgtcccccccccccctcccccgccgcTGTCTGCCCCAACATTCAGGTCAAGCAGATGGCAGCGGTGCTGTTGAGGAGGCTACTGTCGTCATCATTTGACGAGATCTATCCCGGCCTGCCGGCAGACATGCAGACGGCCATTAAGAGTGAGCTGCTAGTTGGCATCCAGGCTGAGGGCTCTCCCACGATCCGCAAGAAGGTGTGCGACATCGCAGCGGAGCTCTCTCGCAATCTCATCGGTAAGAGCACTCGTACGCGAACCTCCTTACTGCATCTCATCATTACCTTCTCAGAATCCGTCGCCTTTGTTTTGTTCATCCTGTGAAGTTCTTGGTCGGTAGTAACCTGGATTTCATGAAATCTCAGCACAGTCCTGCTGTGctgtcttgctcaagggtacCTAAATTGGCTCGTTCAGTAAGCAGATTCCCGCTGCGGAAGTGGATCCGCTCTTAGTCACCGCCTGTTGCCCAAGCAACTATGTAAGACGCTCAAAACTTCTGCTGCTTCAGATGACGATGGGAACAACCAGTGGCCCGAGATTCTGAAGTTCCTGTTCGACGCCGTCAACTCGCCGGACGTCGGCCTGCGAGAATCTGCTCTGCACATCTTCTGGTGAGCCTGGTCCGTGCTCTACTGCCCTTTCATGTCAGCCTTTGCCGGATGAAGAAGAATTCTGTTAAAATATGGAGTGTCGTCATGCAGATTTGCAGAAGTGTGGTGGGCAGAATTAAAGGTGCTGTGCATCACTTCCATGCCGGCCAGCTGTCCGTGGTGTGGGGGTGCCCTTcgccactgccccccccagcttACTCATGtggttccttttttttttttttttttttcccttttccccCAATAGGAACTTCCCAGGAATATTTGGCAACCAGCAGCAGCACTACCTGGAGGTGATCAAGCGTATGCTGGTGCAGTGCATGCAGGACCAGGAGAACCCGACGGTGAGATCCTGCCTGGCACTGGGCTACCGCACATACTGCACCAGGCTTGATCTTTGAGCCATCTGGGGTCTTGGTTTAGGTATTGTGCTGGTCTTTGCATCCCACTGTGCCGTCCTATGTGCTGGACTTTAACTCTGGGGCACTACAAGCATGCCTAGCCTGGGGGCTCTAGCGCTCTAATCCCCCCCCAATTCCATTAGAGGGGAAAAGGACAGACGTCTTATCATTGTCTGTTTTCGAAATGTATGGGAACTGGCCGCAGTCTCAAATGTCAGCCATTTATCCTACTCTGCCTGTTTGAAGGACATCGGCATCGCATTCCTGATGGCTGGTGCGTTTTGCACTCTGCATGTGAGAATTCACTGTGGGATGACGGTTCCCCTGGGGGCTGCAGAGAGTATTGCGAGTTCGGCCATGTCTGGCTGGCTGAGCCGTATTTCAACATGGAACCCAGAGGCCTTTTTTTGCTGGAGGTGGTGATACGGGATTTAATATGTGCCGTTCAGAATCGCTCTGGTAACCCATCTGCCGTGCTCCTTAGATCCGCACCCTGGCCGCCCGAGCCGCGGCCTCCTTCGTCCTCTCCAACGAGAATAACACAGCCTTACTCAAGCACTTCTCCGACCTGCTCCCCGGCGTCCTTCAGGTGTGACCGTGCTGGATTCTCTTCTGTCTGCTTGTACACATTGTTTCTGATCCATGGCCATTTTGTTCCTTATAGATTGGTCTGGGGGCATCTGGTGCGTCTGCAGCTTAAACGTGGTTTGCCTTTCCGTCCGCAGGCAGTGAACGAGTCGTGCTACCGGGGAGATGACTCTGTGCTCAAGTCCTTAGTGGAGATTGCGGACACGGCTCCCAAGTACCTGAGACCCAACTTGGAGgccacactgcagctcagcctgAAGGTGAGAGGGTCAGATCCCAGATCCCCCATCAACCGAGCTGCTTATGGTAGATGGATTATTGTCAAGATGTCCGTACCGGCTGCCTTTGAGGGGCATGTTGTTCAACTTCTGCTATctatacatgttttttttattattattattttgcagcTCTGCGCTGACACTAGTCTGAGCAACATGCAGAGGCAGCTGGCCCTGGAGGTGATCGTCACGCTCTCGGAGACGGCGGCCGCCATGCTCCGAAAGCACACCAGCATCGTGGCTCAGAGCGGTGAGGAGGCATTCTGCGAAACGCCCGTCACTAGTGAAGGGCTGGGCTGAGGTCCGCACCTCGCGATGATGGCCGTGTACGCTGCATAAGCCTCTCGCTCTGAAAGGGGCGGATCTTAAATTCTTTAATGAATTGAAGTGAATGTAAACTCAATTTGGAACTTTCAATAAATGGTGCGTTAGTAATTATGTAAGTGTGATAGTGATTGACAGGCAGCTTTGCCAGTTCAGGTTGACTCAGATCAGCTTTGTTCCTCTGAATGCAGTTTCCTGGCTTCAGGGTTTATTTAAGCTGTACAGGTTATTACAATGGTCATTTACAGCTATTAATAGTTTTATTACAGGGCTTTTAATGGGGGAAAAACCTCGCCCCCTTGAACCTGTTCAGAGTGAGCATACGTTGAAGCTCGTTGTACTTTTTGTAAACGAGCTGTGTTTCAGTTTAGGGTGCAGCATAATGGAGGGTGCGGCTGCCTGTGCATTTGTTCATAGGCATGATGCCACCAAAATACGTCACACGGGCATTTAGTGCATCAAAACATCGGTGTGTGACTCCTTAGGATTGCTTGTCTCATTGGtgctaaaaaaataaaggatGGTATTTTGTTTTGCGACATCTTCAGGGAAGTTCTAAATGCATCGTTTTCATTAGTGGGTCTGCAGCAAATctttccttttcatttttttttctcctcatgGCCTGTTGGCAGTTAGGCTGCTTGTAGATGATTTTTGCTGCGTTTTCTGTGGGAGCTGCGCACCATCGATTTGGAATGTTAATCTGACATTCCTGACTCGGGGCAGTGGGTGTCACAGTAGCAAAGCTGTGCATTTTCAGACTTTTGTGTTGAAACGGGTGAAGCTCTGGCAGCCGCACTTCTGTTTTCAGCGTGAGTGGCCTAGTTGCGCTGTCCATCTGCAGCATGTAGCCACAAAACTAGAtcttgttcatttgacttcctctgctgctccACCTTTGGGTCTGCGTatggttagggcttcctctgctgccccctggaggatgggctccacCTTTGGATCTGggtcctcccaaggtttcttcctcctTCCTGCTGTAGGAATATCCCTCTGAATGTGTTTGGCCTTATGGTGTCAGTCTCGTGGGCTACAGTAGCTGCTGGTTAATCTCACCtccttgaatttttttttccccttgcgCACATGTCACCAGTCCCACAGATGCTGGCCATGATGGTGGATTTGGAGGATGATGAGGAATGGGCAATGGCAGACGAACTGGAGGATGATGATTTTGACAGGTACAGAATCTTCACTGGTATCTCATGGCTTTTAAATGTATGGATCGTACTCTCTGTGGCAAATGGGAGTATGGTGTGGAGCCGCTGTTTAGTGCAGCAGTGTATAGCGTGTGAATGCAGGGGGTATATTACTGAGCGCGAATTGCGGCTGCTTAAGATGAAACGCGCTGTCTTGTGCGCAGCAACGCCGTGGCTGGTGAGAGCGCCCTGGATCGCATCGCTTGCGGCCTGGGCGGGAAGATCGTCCTCCCAATGATCAAGCAGCACATCATGCAGATGCTGCAGAATCGTAAGTTTGCATCCCTGCGGCTTGGGCCGCATCAGAAGATCAGAACAAAGCGCACAGTGACGTGTTTCCTAGCTACAGACCTGGTTTGAGGTCAGTAGTGGTCCGGAAGTGCTGATGTTGATCTCACGGCGTTCCCTTGGAACAGCTGACTGGAAGTACCGCCACGCTGGCCTCATGGCCCTCTCGGCAATAGGGGAGGGCTGCCACCAGCAGATGGAATCCATCCTTAACGAGATCGTCAGCTTTGTGCTTCTCTTCTGTCAAGATCCTGTGAGTCATTAGTCGTCGTCCCATCATTTTCTGTGACGTTTCCTGGAAGCCCAGAAGATATGGCcgcttacttttttttttttccccccctctctctcttcagCATCCCCGGGTCCGTTATGCTGCCTGCAATGCAATCGGACAGATGGCCACAGACTTTGCCCCAACCTTCCAGAAGAAGTTTCACGATAAGGTATCTTGCTGGAGATCTACAGAGGAGTGACCTACTACCGAGCGGTCTGCCTGACCGTCGTTCTCCCCACCCAGGTCATCTCGGCCCTGCTTCAGACCATGGAGGACCAGTCCAACCCACGTGTGCAGGCCCACGCGGCAGCTGCTCTCATCAACTTCACAGAAGATTGCCCCAAGTCCCTACTTGTTCCTTATCTAGACAACCTGGTGCAGCACCTTCATACTATCATGGTCGCCAAACTGCAGGAGGTACTTTGCCTTTGGAGTCAAAATCGTGTTGAATGTTAAGTACCCAAAGATACCTTTATTTCAGGCTTCCGATTTTCATAATAGGTGTGTAGTGACAATGAGTTGTAGTCCAGGGAATCTCATCTGGTGAAAATTGATGTTGAAGCTCCGTTGTGAACCATAACATGGTTTTTATCCCCCACTGCATTAGCTGATCCAGAAAGGCACCAAGCTGGTCCTGGAGCAAGTGGTGACGTCCATCGCATCCGTGGCCGACACGGCGGAGGAGAAATTCGTGCCGTACTACGACCTTTTCATGCCCTCGCTGAAGCACATCGTCGAGAACGCCGTGCAAAAAGAGTTGCGTCTGCTGAGAGGGAAGACCATCGAGTGCATCAGCCTCATCGGACTGGCTGTGGGCAAGGAGAAGGTACCTCCGCCTTCCCATGGTGCCTTGCACTGGCTTCTTTAGGGATTTGCTGTGTTTCTGACAAATTCCACACGTGCTGattaggggtggcacggttcacaaaacccacggttcggtttgtatcacggttttagggtcacggttttcggttctgtatggttcttgttatttttttcttttaatctttaacactccagaaatgtacttcagcatatgatatatatatatagcttaattatccacaatttaggatacagtat from Paramormyrops kingsleyae isolate MSU_618 chromosome 16, PKINGS_0.4, whole genome shotgun sequence carries:
- the kpnb3 gene encoding importin-5, coding for MAEQQQFHLLLGNLMSPDNGIRKQSEETYDNIPGQTKITFLLQAIRDASATEEVKQMAAVLLRRLLSSSFDEIYPGLPADMQTAIKSELLVGIQAEGSPTIRKKVCDIAAELSRNLIDDDGNNQWPEILKFLFDAVNSPDVGLRESALHIFWNFPGIFGNQQQHYLEVIKRMLVQCMQDQENPTIRTLAARAAASFVLSNENNTALLKHFSDLLPGVLQAVNESCYRGDDSVLKSLVEIADTAPKYLRPNLEATLQLSLKLCADTSLSNMQRQLALEVIVTLSETAAAMLRKHTSIVAQSVPQMLAMMVDLEDDEEWAMADELEDDDFDSNAVAGESALDRIACGLGGKIVLPMIKQHIMQMLQNPDWKYRHAGLMALSAIGEGCHQQMESILNEIVSFVLLFCQDPHPRVRYAACNAIGQMATDFAPTFQKKFHDKVISALLQTMEDQSNPRVQAHAAAALINFTEDCPKSLLVPYLDNLVQHLHTIMVAKLQELIQKGTKLVLEQVVTSIASVADTAEEKFVPYYDLFMPSLKHIVENAVQKELRLLRGKTIECISLIGLAVGKEKFMPDAAAVMQLLLKTQTDFNDLEDDDPQISYMISAWARMCKILGKEFQQYLPVVMGPLMKTASIKPEVALLDTQDMENMSEDDGWEFVNLGDQQSFGIKTAGLEEKATACQMLVCYAKELKEGFVEYTEQVVKMMVPLLKFYFHDGVRVAAAESMPLLLECARVRGPEYLTQMWHFMCDALIKAIGTEPDSDVLSEIMHSFAKCIELMGDGCLNNEHFEELGGILKGKLEEHFKNQELRQAKRQDEDYDEQVEETLQDEDENDVYILTKVSDILHSVFSSYKEKVLPWFEQLLQLIVNLICPHRPWADRQWGLCIFDDVVEHCSPLSFKYAEYFLQPMLQSLCDPSPEVRQAAAYGVGVMAQFGGESYRTFCTEAIPLLVGVIQAANSKAKENVNATENCISAVGKVMKYRPECVNVNEILPHWLSWLPLNEDKEEAVHTFNFLCDLIESNNPIILGPDNSNLPKIFSIIADGVVSESIKREDGCSKRLANVVRQVQVSGGLWTECVSTLNETQQKAIQDLLNAA